The sequence AGTAGGCATGTCATTTACGAGACCTTCTCTCTCCAATCTTTAGCTCTCACTTCTCTCTAGCATCTTCTTCATCGTGTTCTTCGTTTCCGGCCGGCGGAGTTGGCTTTCATAGCCACCGTCGGTCgggatttgatttattttctatgtGGTTGCATGTCTTTTGCTTGGGTTTCTAGAATCCTAGACAGTTTTCTAGATCTAGATCATCAGATCTCGCTTTTAGAGGTCGAGATTCGTCGATCGAGGTTCAGTCGGCGGTTTGTCCGTCTCGGGTCCTCCTTATTCGGCGTGGTTTCTTCCTCTTGAGTTTCAATCGGTGTTATTTGTGTCAACAATTTCTCTTCTCGGATCTGGTTGCATGTTCGATGTTGCCTCTTGTGGTGGTTCAGCCGAGGTTGGAGGTGTGCTTTTCCTTGTCTTCGTCTGCGACGGGATTGAGCCTGGGTTGTTTATGTTATATTCTGCTTCGTGCAAGGGTTCTCCGGTTCTTGTTCAAGGAATTGGGGCTTTGGCTCTTTCTGCATTAAGTCGTGGGAGATTGATAGTTAAAAGGTGTGTCCTTCATCTCCTTGGGGTTGCTGTCTGCGTTACTTCCTCGTGGCTAGTTGAAGTGATCTTACTAGCAATATAATGAGGTGCATGTGCTTTCCAAATAAAGTTTGATTATATGATGTGTGCTTATTCTCTCATTTCTCTTTCGGTGGTTCTTCTGTCTTGGGTATTTAGTTGTTTTGATCTAGATTAGTTTGCTTGTCTGTTATTAAAACCTTGTTCGTAAATTTCTATGTCTTTATGTTTCCGGAGATTCTCATGTCTGCCGGCTAATGCTTCTGGAAGAAGGTTGTTTCTTGCCAGCTATATTTCTAACAGTCATCATGACTCGTTAGCTTTGTATCCCACCATGTGTACTCCTCTGTTGAGTAATGAATGAATCttttagtgttaaaaaaaagaagaaggtagGCCTGTCATTTGACTACAAGGATCATTTCATCATTTTATCATGCTTGGCTACTCGATTCTGCGAATAATTACTATATTTGCATACTTCTGCAATTATCATCCCATTTTTGTATATTGACTTCATTAggccttcttttttttatcaataaaagagaaaaacactttttgtttttttaaacaaaaaagagaaaaaaacactttatttttatataattagaagAAAAGAGAACCACAGAAcaaaatgaataataataataagtaacaCGTGCGCACATACATTACAAATTTACCCTTGACTCCCTAAAAGCTAGCCTTCCTCAGAGACGTGAATGTAACGGAGCTTCCCAACGGCGAGGAGCCAACCTCAATATCAAAGGAATCATACCTCCTGAAAATCTCAATCAAAAATAACCTCGCCACCAAAACAACAAAGTCCTTACCGGCGCACTGTTTATTCCCCACCGTGGGATTCTCCGTCTGCGGACCATTCGACCACACCACATGCTGCAACAACCTCTCTCCTTCCTCCCCGAGAAACCTCTCCGGCACAAACTCCTCCGCTCTTTCAAATATCTTCGGATCCCTAGTCGCAAGCGGTTGATATCCATAAAGCATTTCTCCCGCCTTGACTCTAAACGCCGCGTCGTGGCTCTCGATCACGAAATCCTTCTTAGCACGAGCATATTGCGCCGGAACCGGCGGTTCGAACCGGAGACACTCGAAAACGACTGATTTCGTGAGCTCCATCTGCTCAATCCCTCCCATCGTGAGCTCCCCGCCGTTGGATTTGATAACAGATCTTATCTCCTCCGCTAATCGGATCTGGAGTTTCGTACCTGCCCGCCCGACCCGTTTAACCAGATTCGAGAACAGAATTTTCATCCCTCCCCACGTGTTGAAACACGTGGCGAAGAGAAGGTTGTGAGCAGCTTCTTCTCGCGAGATACCCAATTTCTCAGCCTCAACTAGAATCTCGCCGGAAGATTCTAGGAAGAACTCGTAGAGTCTCTGGTAATCAGACTTGACTAACGCCGACGGTAACCGGAAAGTATGGAGAAGAGGATCTTCTATGATTGACGGTAGCCCGAGAGTCAACAAAGGATGGAGATTGAAGAAGACCCATTTCGTAATCAGACTCGGCGCATCCGATCCAAGCTTCGTATCCGCTGGATCCTTCCCGTACATAGCTCGCGCCAAGAAATTGAAAGCTGCTGCGTCACCGGGACCACCAAAATCTGCTTTTCCGTTAGCGGCGAGCTCTTTCTCAATCGAATCGAAAAGCTCTGAGTATGTAGCTTTAAACTCCGGGAAGATTCGGTTTCGAGAGGACTTGAGTAGATGGAAGAGTAAAGATTTGAGCTTGGCGTGATTCGGCTCCGACGGGTCCAGGTATGATAAGATACGGTAGCCTCCGGTTAGCTCCGTCGAGGGCATGTAAGTGCCGGTGAAGAGATCTTTCTTCTCGACCTTATCAACATCGAACAAAACCGGGAAGCTTTTTCCGTCGAGTAAAGCCACGACTTGGGGATTGTCGGCTATGAAACCTCCTGGTGGCATATTGACTCGAAACACTGTGGAGTTGTATTTACGGATTCGTGATTTGAAGAACTCCTCGGGTTTTTGCTTGTGGAAGTAATCGTTACGGTCTTTTAGTGGACCTATAATTGGTAGACCGTAGCTTCCAGGGATGGTTCGGATGGGGAGATCTTTGGATCCGGATCCGGTGCGGGTCTCCACGGCTAGATCAGGAGGAGTCTCTGACGTTGAGGCTTTGATCGgccgggttaaaactcgagtcGAGGAGAATTTTAGTGGTGTTGATCGAGCGGTGGTTGTTTGGTGAAGCCGAGCGTGAAGAGAAATAGGGAAATGAGGTGAAGCAGAGGCCATTTCTGTGTGTTTGAGTACTGATTGGTTGTTTGTTGTTGTGTAGAACTAGTAGCGACTATAAATGTTATTTATAAAGAAATGAGGTAAACGAGATCTATTCGTAAGATTATCTTTTCGGGTATAGCAATAGCAGATTGATGACTTCTATTGTCTATTGGAGTCTCTGACCACCGGCCGAGCTGGTATATTCAAATTGCCACGTGCTTTGACTgcgtttttctttataaaagtTGTTTGCTTTCCTTTTTCCGGccaacttaaattatttatttatttatttataaatctaaaatctatgCATATAAATATGATGTTATCTCAAAATTAGTCATTATGCTGTTTTAGTCTTTATTCCAATAGAGTTGAATAGATTTGGAAACAAAAATAACTCATTTGTTGATAAATTCaaatcacaaaataaaataccaTGGCGGATCACGAGGGAATCCAACACTACCGTCTATCTGAGATATATtgtgtttcacagatggttctTAGAAAAAGTATGTATAGCATCATGTAAAGTTTTGACAGTTTGATGGGAGCAAAAAATATAAGGGCGAGTCAGTCACCTCTGCACTCGGAAATATAGGCTAtgatatgggcaatggaatgtatgctGAATCTAAAGCAGTTTACTGTTacttttgcaacggattgtttaCAGTTGATAAAAATAGTTTCAGAACCAAAAGAGTGGTCAATCTTTGCAAGTTATTTAGAGGACATAAAGATCCTAAAGAGAAGTTTCAATAGTTTGACAATCATCCATATACCACGGACGCAAAATTCAAAGACGGATAGTCTTAGATGTAAAGCAAAGAAGTAATCATCTTTTGTTGTCCATAAGGATGAGGAGCTACCAATTTAGTTTGCACTGCTAGTATGAATCTGTTAAGTTcctaacagaaaaaaaaataccatggtacaaaaattaaaacacacacaaaataatGAGAGAATTTGCGAGATATCTAGTTTGGTAGTTTAA is a genomic window of Brassica napus cultivar Da-Ae chromosome A2, Da-Ae, whole genome shotgun sequence containing:
- the LOC106367432 gene encoding allene oxide synthase, chloroplastic-like, whose protein sequence is MASASPHFPISLHARLHQTTTARSTPLKFSSTRVLTRPIKASTSETPPDLAVETRTGSGSKDLPIRTIPGSYGLPIIGPLKDRNDYFHKQKPEEFFKSRIRKYNSTVFRVNMPPGGFIADNPQVVALLDGKSFPVLFDVDKVEKKDLFTGTYMPSTELTGGYRILSYLDPSEPNHAKLKSLLFHLLKSSRNRIFPEFKATYSELFDSIEKELAANGKADFGGPGDAAAFNFLARAMYGKDPADTKLGSDAPSLITKWVFFNLHPLLTLGLPSIIEDPLLHTFRLPSALVKSDYQRLYEFFLESSGEILVEAEKLGISREEAAHNLLFATCFNTWGGMKILFSNLVKRVGRAGTKLQIRLAEEIRSVIKSNGGELTMGGIEQMELTKSVVFECLRFEPPVPAQYARAKKDFVIESHDAAFRVKAGEMLYGYQPLATRDPKIFERAEEFVPERFLGEEGERLLQHVVWSNGPQTENPTVGNKQCAGKDFVVLVARLFLIEIFRRYDSFDIEVGSSPLGSSVTFTSLRKASF